One segment of Haliotis asinina isolate JCU_RB_2024 chromosome 12, JCU_Hal_asi_v2, whole genome shotgun sequence DNA contains the following:
- the LOC137258694 gene encoding uncharacterized protein yields the protein MSWGYTKENGPKTWVNNFPIAAGQRQSPVDITSANVQFDEKLAANPLCVKYYVEQNMDFENTGFSVKANMREPSTISGGPLDNTYQLEQFHLHWGACDERGSEHTVEGKMFPAELHLVHWNRDKYSSFGEAADKSDGLAVFGIFLEVGAEHAGFKPLTDRLEGVKFRSKHEQVKGQFSPKSFLPESMSEYWTYPGSLTTPPCYESVTWIVFKEHMFVSESQLKALRSMCCGEIEGECIVDNYRPPCELGCRKIRAAFKQSVFFLLLSFIIIIIIIIIVVVVVVVGIIIIIIIIIIIINSLNILATVDVEVYRRLAIYCSVLVDEYNNLKQAVRQIRHRYTRVIMSWGYTEKNGPKTWVNNFPIAAGQQQSPVDITSANVQFDEKLAANPLRVKYYVEQNMDFENTGFSVKANMREPSTISGGPLDNTYQLEQFHLHWGACDERGSEHTVEGKMFPAELHLVHWNRDNYSSFGEAADKPDGLAVFGIFLEAGAEHAGFKPLTDGIEGVKFRSKHEQVKGQFNPKCFIPKSLSEYWTYPGSLTTPPCYESVTWIVFKQRMVVSESQLKALRSMCCGDSEGDCIVDNYRPPCELGCRKIRAAFKQ from the exons ATGAGTTGGGGATACACCAAAGAGAACG GACCAAAGACATGGGTCAACAACTTCCCCATCGCCGCTGGTCAGCGGCAGTCTCCGGTGGACATCACCTCCGCCAATGTCCAGTTTGACGAGAAACTGGCGGCCAACCCGCTTTGTGTCAAGTATTACGTAGAACAGAACATGGACTTCGAGAACACTGGGTTCTCCGTCAAGGCCAACATGCGTGAACCGTCCA CCATCTCCGGGGGTCCCCTTGATAACACATATCAACTCGAACAGTTCCATCTTCACTGGGGGGCGTGTGACGAGAGGGGGTCGGAGCACACCGTCGAGGGCAAGATGTTCCCAGCCGAG CTTCATCTAGTCCACTGGAACCGTgacaaatattccagcttcgGAGAGGCAGCAGACAAGTCTGATGGTTTGGCAGTGTTTGGCATCTTCCTGGAG GTTGGTGCTGAACATGCTGGTTTCAAACCCTTAACCGACCGGTTAGAAGGTGTCAAATTCCGGTCCAAACACGAGCAGGTCAAAGGCCAGTTCAGCCCCAAAAGTTTCCTTCCAG AATCCATGTCCGAGTACTGGACTTACCCTGGGTCTTTGACCACGCCCCCATGTTACGAGAGTGTCAcgtggattgtttttaaagaacaTATGTTTGTATCTGAGAGCCAG TTGAAGGCCCTCCGAAGTATGTGTTGTGGGGAGATCGAGGGAGAGTGCATCGTTGACAACTACAGACCACCATGTGAACTAGGTTGCAGGAAGATCCGAGCAGCATTCAAACA aagtgttttctttcttttactttctttcatcatcatcatcatcatcatcatcatcgtcgtcgtcgtcgtcgtcgtcggcatcatcatcataatcatcatcataatcatcatcattaatTCTCTGAATATCCTCGCCACAGTTGATGTTGAAGTGTACC GCCGGTTGGCTATATATTGCTCCGTCCTGGTTGACGAGTACAACAATCTCAAGCAGGCAGTGCGTCAGATCAGACACCGATACACACGAGTCATCATGAGTTGGGGATACACCGAAAAGAACG GACCAAAGACATGGGTCAACAACTTCCCCATCGCCGCTGGTCAGCAGCAGTCTCCGGTGGACATCACCTCCGCCAATGTCCAGTTTGACGAGAAACTGGCGGCCAACCCGCTTCGTGTCAAGTATTACGTAGAACAGAACATGGACTTCGAGAACACTGGGTTCTCCGTCAAGGCCAACATGCGTGAACCGTCCA CTATATCTGGGGGTCCATTGGATAACACATACCAACTTGAACAGTTTCATCTTCACTGGGGGGCATGTGACGAGAGGGGGTCGGAGCATACTGTCGAGGGCAAGATGTTCCCAGCCGAG CTTCATCTAGTCCATTGGAATCGTGACAACTATTCCAGCTTTGGAGAGGCAGCAGACAAGCCTGATGGTTTGGCAGTGTTTGGCATCTTTTTGGAG GCTGGTGCTGAACATGCGGGTTTCAAACCCTTAACAGACGGTATTGAAGGTGTCAAGTTCCGTTCCAAACACGAGCAGGTTAAAGGACAGTTCAACCCCAAATGTTTCATTCCAA AATCCCTGTCCGAGTACTGGACTTATCCTGGGTCTTTGACCACGCCCCCATGTTACGAGAGTGTCACGTGGATTGTATTTAAACAACGCATGGTAGTATCTGAGAGTCAG CTGAAGGCCCTTCGAAGTATGTGTTGTGGAGACAGCGAGGGCGACTGCATCGTTGACAACTACAGACCACCATGTGAGCTAGGTTGCAGGAAGATCCGAGCAGCATTCAAGCAGTGA
- the LOC137258825 gene encoding carbonic anhydrase 13-like: MSWGYGDTNGPSRWVEHYEAAAGTHQSPIDIRTEEAEFDPELWYHPLRIQHARQHNLEVENNGHSFQAYVDDSSSISGGPLGDATHYLKQFHFHWGSSDLKGSEHKVDGEQYSAELHFVHWNANKYSTFEEAVDKEDGLTVLGVFIKVGQENKEFKKLTDVMQEVLDPYTTTNVRTMFDPRSLLPRNVDKYWTYPGSLTTPPCYESVTWILLEEAISLSHSQLLHLRSLTGGCHSDGQGGCFEDNIVDNFRTINPLGDRVVRASFYTRA; the protein is encoded by the exons ATGAGCTGGGGATACGGTGATACCAATG GGCCTTCACGCTGGGTCGAGCACTATGAAGCAGCGGCCGGGACACACCAGTCTCCCATAGACATCAGGACTGAAGAGGCTGAATTTGACCCCGAACTGTGGTACCATCCCTTGAGGATCCAGCACGCTCGACAACACAATCTGGAAGTCGAGAACAATGGCCACTCTTTTCAAGCTTATGTGGACGACAGCTCAA GTATAAGCGGTGGCCCGCTCGGTGATGCCACTCACTACCTGAAACAGTTCCATTTCCACTGGGGAAGCTCCGACCTGAAGGGTTCCGAACATAAGGTGGACGGTGAACAGTATTCCGCAGAG CTGCATTTCGTTCATTGGAATGCCAACAAATACTCCACCTTTGAAGAAGCTGTAGACAAGGAGGATGGTCTAACAGTGCTGGGTGTCTTCATTAAG GTGGGCCAAGAAAATAAAGAATTTAAGAAACTGACAGACGTGATGCAAGAAGTCCTGGACCCGTACACGACAACCAATGTCAGGACGATGTTCGATCCCCGCTCTCTACTACCAC GAAATGTCGACAAGTACTGGACATACCCTGGCTCTCTGACCACGCCTCCCTGCTATGAAAGCGTCACCTGGATACTCCTGGAAGAGGCCATCTCCTTGTCCCACAGCCAG ttGTTGCATCTGAGGAGCCTGACTGGTGGTTGCCACAGCGACGGCCAAGGAGGATGCTTTGAAGATAATATTGTCGACAACTTCCGGACCATCAACCCTCTTGGAGACAGGGTTGTCAGGGCGTCTTTCTATACCAGGGCCTGA